A DNA window from Trypanosoma brucei brucei TREU927 chromosome 10, whole genome shotgun sequence contains the following coding sequences:
- a CDS encoding tRNA-dihydrouridine synthase 2, putative (similar to tRNA-dihydrouridine synthase 2 (EC 1.-.-.-) (Swiss-Prot:P53720) (Saccharomyces cerevisiae)), translating to MSIFNGKTILAPMVRVGTVGFRVFCAAQGADIVFSEEVVASKLIRCKREVRTYTGCPCSMVEFVSYEPYKNKFKRSIAFATVARGGCNSQGEGAPVVLQLGVAEPAIGARAALLCVDDVDGIDVNMGCPKKFSVDNGMGAALMRDPARAAAILVAVDEAVNSPEKVVARRRRVPISFKTRLLDTADATAQMLLSVMEGVGPDRVHAITLHARTPDQLPDSPPHYERAAATISQLRSHKLFSKVCFVLNGSISSRGDGRRKAAQFGFDAAMIARHAMLDMSVFSKVSSEPREDPGDDREPCTDFMATPMACASWMELYRGLLRHHVIYRTPYVYTKYHLTRSVPNITALKHLMIALQRETNCYEDAARIFGLSVEEQQSMQGVSEAELLSSLPVEEQDLNEAKLLIGETTGVDGDSHVEGIHRLSKKHKGEAEMGR from the coding sequence ATGTCCATTTTCAATGGGAAAACAATTCTTGCCCCAATGGTGCGTGTTGGGACCGTCGGTTTCCGAGTTTTCTGTGCAGCGCAGGGGGCTGACATTGTGTTTTCTGAGGAGGTGGTGGCCTCCAAACTGATTCGCTGCAAGCGGGAGGTCCGTACGTACACTGGCTGCCCCTGTTCCATGGTTGAGTTTGTTTCGTATGAACCATATAAGAATAAGTTCAAGCGAAGCATTGCCTTCGCTACAGTGGCGCGTGGTGGATGCAACTCGCAAGGGGAGGGGGCGCCGGTTGTGCTGCAGTTGGGTGTGGCCGAACCGGCCATTGGTGCGCGTGCAGCGCTGCTATGCGTAGACGACGTGGATGGCATCGACGTAAACATGGGGTGTCCCAAAAAGTTTAGTGTTGACAATGGAATGGGTGCGGCACTCATGCGGGACCCTGCGCGAGCTGCGGCTATACTTGTCGCTGTTGATGAGGCGGTTAACAGCCCCGAGAAAGTCGTGGCCCGTCGCCGACGGGTTCCCATTAGTTTTAAAACCCGGCTTCTTGATACGGCTGATGCTACGGCGCAAATGCTACTATCTGTGATGGAGGGGGTAGGCCCCGATCGTGTTCATGCAATAACTTTGCATGCCCGCACGCCTGATCAACTGCCCGATTCACCCCCACACTATGAGCGAGCTGCGGCAACAATCAGCCAACTCCGTAGTCACAAGTTGTTTTCAAAGGTCTGTTTCGTTCTTAATGGATCTATATCATCTAGGGGTGACGGCAGGCGTAAGGCTGCGCAGTTTGGTTTCGATGCCGCCATGATTGCCCGCCACGCCATGTTGGATATGAGTGTCTTTTCGAAGGTGTCGTCCGAACCACGGGAAGACCCCGGTGACGACCGGGAACCTTGTACGGATTTTATGGCCACTCCAATGGCATGTGCGTCATGGATGGAATTGTATCGAGGTTTGTTGCGGCACCATGTGATCTACCGGACACCGTATGTGTACACGAAATATCACTTGACGAGAAGTGTGCCTAACATTACGGCGTTAAAACACTTGATGATTGCACTTCAGCGGGAAACAAACTGCTATGAGGATGCAGCCAGGATATTTGGTCTGTCTGTGGAGGAGCAGCAGTCTATGCAAGGTGTGTCGGAAGCAGAATTGCTGTCGTCTCTTCCTGTGGAGGAACAGGATCTTAATGAAGCGAAGTTGTTGATTGGTGAAACAACCGGCGTCGATGGGGACAGCCATGTGGAGGGGATTCATCGGCTTTCTAAAAAGCACAAGGGAGAGGCGGAGATGGGTCGGTAA